One window of Mangrovibacterium diazotrophicum genomic DNA carries:
- the cls gene encoding cardiolipin synthase, whose translation MDSFLSFLSENLTTVLSGLYLLTVIFIAILIVLENRSPLKTISWVLVLVLLPFAGIVFYLFFGQEYRKKKMFSRKGLKSLERLRKMTQDQLVRMPQVHNSFDPNIFRKKHLMSLMLSNSNALLTSNNEVQILKNGAQTFPAIFRAIEQAKHHIHIEFYIIDNDTLGNQLRELLIRKAREGVGVRLIYDDVGSWALPRKYINSLKEAGVKIDCFMKVRFPHLTSRANYRNHRKIVVVDGHTGFLGGLNVADRYLNGTKSLGIWRDTHMMVKGGAATMLQIIFMADWYFVSKEILQGENYFLPLKDGEGKLVQVVASGPDSDWESIGQAYFSAIASATERVYLTTPYLIPTPEILNALKVAAMGGVDVRILVPHKSDAITPKWSTRSFVSELLEAGVKIYFYEAGFLHSKLIVVDGVFSSVGSANFDFRSLETNFEVNAMIYDEEIARELEQQFLADLQQSRQIVSEEWEQRSRSEKAKESFARLLSPML comes from the coding sequence ATGGATAGTTTTCTTTCCTTTCTTTCGGAAAACCTTACGACGGTGCTGAGTGGTCTGTATTTACTGACCGTTATTTTTATTGCCATTTTAATTGTTTTGGAAAACCGTAGCCCGCTGAAAACGATCAGCTGGGTATTGGTCTTGGTTTTGCTGCCGTTTGCAGGCATTGTGTTTTATTTGTTCTTCGGGCAGGAATACCGGAAGAAGAAAATGTTTTCGCGCAAAGGGTTGAAAAGTCTCGAGCGCCTTCGCAAGATGACCCAGGATCAGCTGGTGCGGATGCCCCAGGTTCACAATAGTTTCGATCCGAATATTTTTCGTAAAAAGCACTTGATGAGTTTGATGTTGTCGAATTCGAATGCTTTGTTGACCAGCAATAATGAAGTGCAGATTTTGAAAAACGGCGCGCAGACATTCCCCGCGATTTTTCGGGCGATCGAACAAGCAAAACACCATATTCACATTGAATTTTATATTATCGACAACGATACGCTGGGGAACCAGTTAAGGGAATTGCTCATCCGAAAAGCAAGGGAAGGCGTTGGAGTTCGTTTGATCTACGACGATGTTGGAAGTTGGGCTTTGCCACGCAAATACATCAACTCGTTGAAAGAAGCAGGCGTGAAAATTGACTGTTTCATGAAAGTGCGTTTCCCGCATTTGACATCCAGGGCAAACTACCGAAACCATCGTAAAATTGTTGTAGTTGACGGGCACACGGGTTTTCTGGGAGGTTTAAATGTGGCCGACCGTTACCTGAATGGAACCAAGTCATTGGGTATCTGGCGCGACACGCATATGATGGTTAAAGGCGGTGCGGCAACCATGCTCCAAATTATTTTTATGGCTGACTGGTATTTTGTGTCGAAAGAGATACTGCAGGGAGAGAATTATTTTCTTCCGTTGAAGGACGGTGAGGGGAAGCTGGTTCAGGTTGTCGCCAGCGGACCCGACTCGGATTGGGAAAGTATCGGGCAGGCCTATTTTTCGGCGATTGCCTCGGCTACCGAACGCGTTTACCTGACAACTCCCTACCTGATACCGACTCCGGAGATTTTGAATGCGTTGAAAGTAGCAGCCATGGGCGGGGTGGATGTTCGGATTTTGGTCCCTCATAAATCGGATGCAATTACTCCTAAATGGAGTACCCGTTCGTTCGTTTCAGAACTGCTGGAAGCTGGCGTCAAAATTTATTTTTATGAAGCGGGCTTTTTGCATAGCAAACTGATTGTCGTCGATGGCGTGTTTTCCTCAGTTGGGTCGGCCAATTTCGATTTCCGCAGTTTGGAGACCAACTTTGAGGTGAATGCGATGATTTACGATGAAGAAATTGCCCGGGAACTGGAACAACAGTTTTTGGCCGATCTGCAACAAAGCCGGCAAATCGTTTCCGAAGAATGGGAACAAAGATCCCGGTCTGAGAAAGCGAAGGAATCGTTTGCCCGTCTGTTGAGCCCGATGCTTTAA
- a CDS encoding RimK family protein — MQSTLILVDSIDQWRPYYETETLITAADYLQDDELSKRPLLVINLCGTMNYHSEGYYCSLLAQARGHKVLPDVDVLNRLENGALMRMDDSLQKVCYKWMQSKDSGAESFDVDIYFGLTKDPELAKIARFIFEQLPCPLIRVTLANRAKNQIESVKVLNLKELSEDDEDLFANALDNFNKRIWRQPRHHKAFRFDLAILHDPAEQLPPSNKAALNKFISQAKKMNINAELITEEDTTRLLEFDGLFIRQTTALNHITYRLSQKAHQADMVVIDDPLSIIRCTNKVYLKELLDREGIPTPKSKLIFKNNLISYSELTECLGTPIVLKIPDGSFSIGMYKVSNEDELKAAMEKLSEKTSVFLAQEFVPTPFDWRIGIINGEPLYACKYFMARGHWQIYNHEGAKTKSGAWESVPVGKVPKHVVRNAVKAASLIGKGLYGVDVKEVDGKSLVIEVNDNPSIDQGVEDDILGDALYRQILREFVTRMEQKGRKS; from the coding sequence ATGCAATCAACATTAATCCTGGTCGATTCGATAGACCAATGGAGACCATACTACGAAACCGAAACTTTAATTACAGCTGCCGATTATTTGCAGGATGACGAATTGAGCAAACGTCCTTTATTGGTCATAAACCTGTGCGGCACCATGAATTATCATTCCGAAGGCTACTACTGTTCGCTGCTGGCACAGGCACGCGGGCACAAAGTTTTACCGGATGTGGACGTTCTGAACCGGTTGGAAAACGGCGCGTTGATGCGGATGGACGACTCGTTGCAAAAAGTTTGTTACAAATGGATGCAGTCGAAGGATTCGGGCGCTGAATCGTTTGATGTTGACATCTACTTTGGCTTGACAAAGGATCCGGAACTGGCGAAGATTGCACGGTTCATTTTCGAACAACTGCCTTGTCCGCTGATCCGGGTAACGTTGGCGAACCGGGCGAAGAACCAGATCGAGTCGGTGAAGGTTTTAAACCTGAAGGAGCTTTCGGAGGACGACGAAGATCTTTTTGCCAATGCATTGGACAACTTCAACAAGCGAATCTGGCGCCAACCGCGTCACCACAAAGCCTTTCGTTTCGATTTGGCCATTTTGCATGACCCTGCAGAGCAGTTGCCTCCGAGTAATAAGGCTGCATTGAATAAATTCATTAGTCAGGCGAAGAAAATGAATATCAACGCCGAACTGATTACCGAAGAAGATACAACCCGATTGCTGGAGTTCGACGGTCTTTTCATCCGCCAAACAACAGCATTGAACCATATAACTTATCGGCTGTCGCAAAAGGCACACCAAGCTGATATGGTCGTAATCGACGATCCGTTGTCGATTATTCGTTGCACCAATAAAGTTTACTTGAAGGAACTATTGGATCGTGAAGGAATTCCGACACCCAAATCGAAACTGATTTTCAAGAACAACCTGATTTCGTATTCAGAATTGACCGAATGCCTCGGAACGCCAATTGTATTGAAGATTCCGGATGGGTCATTCTCCATTGGAATGTACAAGGTGAGTAACGAAGATGAGCTGAAGGCGGCGATGGAAAAGCTTTCTGAAAAGACTTCCGTGTTCCTGGCGCAAGAGTTTGTTCCAACGCCGTTTGACTGGCGGATCGGAATCATCAATGGTGAGCCCCTTTACGCTTGTAAGTACTTTATGGCGCGCGGCCACTGGCAAATTTATAATCACGAAGGTGCCAAAACGAAATCGGGCGCCTGGGAATCGGTGCCGGTTGGCAAAGTACCCAAGCATGTGGTTCGCAATGCGGTAAAAGCTGCCTCGTTGATTGGTAAAGGATTGTACGGTGTGGATGTCAAAGAAGTCGATGGGAAATCGCTGGTTATTGAAGTGAACGATAATCCTTCCATCGATCAGGGGGTTGAGGACGATATTTTAGGCGACGCACTGTATCGTCAAATTCTGCGCGAATTTGTTACCCGTATGGAACAAAAAGGCCGGAAATCATGA
- a CDS encoding GNAT family N-acetyltransferase, with protein MSQQQVEEAQKTDLKELFRLEQLCFDAEAFSRRQLRYLLTQANSDFLLTRTDGQISSFMILLKKKNSFGMRLYSIAVSPLFRGKGLGQLMLDEAIKRAAANGFKYLTLEVSEENKAAVSLYLRQGFEVFGERRAYYKDGSKALLMRKATN; from the coding sequence ATGAGTCAACAGCAGGTTGAAGAAGCCCAAAAAACTGATTTGAAAGAGTTGTTCCGTTTGGAACAGCTCTGCTTTGATGCAGAAGCTTTTTCGCGGCGACAGTTGCGTTACCTGTTAACGCAAGCTAACAGCGATTTCCTGTTGACGCGTACCGATGGTCAAATCAGCTCCTTCATGATTCTGCTGAAAAAGAAGAACAGCTTCGGCATGCGTTTGTACTCGATTGCTGTTTCTCCCTTGTTCCGCGGAAAAGGTTTGGGCCAGTTGATGCTCGATGAAGCGATTAAACGGGCGGCTGCCAATGGGTTCAAATATCTCACGCTAGAAGTGAGTGAAGAAAACAAAGCGGCAGTTAGTCTATATCTGCGACAAGGATTTGAAGTGTTTGGAGAACGGCGTGCTTATTACAAAGACGGCAGTAAAGCTTTGCTGATGCGAAAAGCAACAAACTAA
- a CDS encoding pyridoxal-phosphate dependent enzyme, whose translation MKLPEFTDIEQAHERILPFVHRTPVLSSSTMNRILDCELHFKCENLQKVGAFKFRGAINAVFSLTDEQAANGVCTHSSGNHAAALALAASMRGIPAYIVMPRTAPTIKRQAVEGYGGKITFCEPTLEARETTLANVAVETGAREIHPYTNFNVICGQGTAAKELIEDNGPFDIIMCPVGGGGLLSGTSIATRAMSPKTMIIGAEPEGADDAYRSFHEKKLIPSVNPKTIADGLLTSVGEINFRIIQRKTDEIVTVSERGIVRAMRMIWERMKIIVEPSGAVPLAAILENKFDYRGKKIGIILSGGNVDLEKLPFHEFV comes from the coding sequence ATGAAACTCCCTGAATTTACTGATATTGAACAAGCGCACGAACGAATTCTACCCTTTGTGCATCGTACTCCCGTACTCAGCTCCTCAACCATGAACCGGATTCTGGACTGTGAACTCCATTTCAAGTGCGAGAACCTCCAGAAGGTCGGCGCCTTTAAATTCAGAGGAGCCATCAATGCCGTATTTTCGCTGACTGACGAACAGGCTGCCAATGGCGTTTGTACGCATTCATCGGGTAATCATGCTGCAGCCTTGGCATTGGCGGCGAGTATGCGCGGAATTCCGGCTTACATTGTTATGCCGCGAACTGCTCCAACCATCAAACGGCAGGCTGTTGAAGGCTACGGCGGCAAAATCACTTTTTGCGAGCCAACGCTGGAAGCCCGTGAAACGACCTTAGCTAATGTTGCGGTTGAAACCGGTGCCCGCGAAATTCATCCGTACACCAATTTCAATGTTATTTGCGGGCAGGGTACTGCAGCCAAGGAATTAATTGAAGACAATGGGCCATTCGACATTATCATGTGCCCCGTAGGTGGTGGCGGACTTTTAAGTGGTACGTCAATTGCCACGCGCGCAATGAGTCCGAAAACAATGATTATTGGGGCCGAGCCTGAAGGTGCCGACGATGCCTACCGATCGTTTCACGAAAAAAAACTGATTCCGTCTGTCAATCCGAAAACTATTGCCGATGGACTTTTGACCTCGGTTGGCGAGATCAACTTCCGCATCATCCAGCGTAAAACAGACGAGATTGTGACCGTGTCGGAGCGCGGCATTGTTCGTGCCATGCGTATGATTTGGGAACGCATGAAAATCATTGTTGAACCATCCGGCGCTGTACCTTTGGCTGCGATTCTCGAAAACAAATTTGATTACAGGGGCAAGAAAATTGGTATCATCCTGAGTGGTGGAAACGTTGATCTGGAGAAACTGCCATTTCACGAGTTTGTGTAG
- a CDS encoding PrsW family glutamic-type intramembrane protease, translated as MNSLLLIALAPVAILLAYIWLRDKYEKEPWQLLLKALALGAISVIPVLFVERFLMGFIDLFSGYLRAFWNAFVVAAFTEELFKFIFLYLLIWKSRDFNEKFDGIVYAVFISLGFAGVENVMYVLNYGHGVGITRALTAVPAHFLFGVSMGYFFGMARFYADRRPAMIRMALLVPMLLHGIYDFILMSQQQLLLLLFIPFVIWMWRFGLKKMRELSDSSVFRFDYNSKDPLKHN; from the coding sequence ATGAATAGCCTCCTGCTGATTGCCCTGGCCCCGGTAGCCATTTTACTAGCCTACATCTGGCTGCGCGACAAATATGAGAAAGAACCCTGGCAGCTTTTGTTAAAAGCATTGGCACTGGGTGCCATTTCTGTCATCCCGGTTCTTTTTGTTGAGCGCTTTCTGATGGGCTTTATTGATCTGTTTAGCGGGTATCTGCGGGCATTCTGGAATGCATTCGTGGTGGCCGCTTTCACAGAGGAGCTTTTCAAATTTATCTTCCTGTACCTCCTCATTTGGAAAAGCCGGGATTTCAACGAAAAGTTTGACGGGATCGTGTACGCCGTTTTCATCTCACTCGGTTTTGCGGGAGTTGAGAATGTGATGTACGTGTTAAACTATGGGCACGGCGTTGGAATCACCCGGGCACTGACTGCTGTTCCAGCTCATTTCCTGTTTGGTGTGAGCATGGGCTACTTTTTCGGTATGGCGCGCTTTTATGCCGACCGGCGACCGGCGATGATTCGCATGGCACTACTGGTCCCCATGCTGCTGCACGGCATTTACGACTTTATCCTGATGTCCCAACAACAATTGTTACTCCTGCTTTTCATCCCCTTCGTCATTTGGATGTGGCGCTTTGGTTTGAAAAAGATGCGGGAGCTTTCCGATAGTTCTGTCTTTCGTTTCGACTATAACTCGAAAGATCCGCTCAAACACAATTAA
- a CDS encoding purine-nucleoside phosphorylase translates to MLKTIEATANYISEQIQCKPEIGIILGSGLGGLAKEIEVEKEIPYEAIPNFPVSTVEGHNGHLISGKLGGKQVLAMQGRFHYYEGYNMKEVTFPVRVMKKLGIEYLFVSNATGGLNPDFKIGDLMIINDHINMFPEHPLHGKNIEELGPRFPDMSQAYCKELRQKAKFIALKNKIEIKEGVYVGVQGPTFETPAEYKMFRILGGDVVGMSTVPEVIVARHMNMKVFGISIVTDSGVPGEIVEISHEEVQEVAMKSEPFMTQILKQLIEEI, encoded by the coding sequence ATGTTAAAGACAATCGAAGCAACCGCAAACTACATCAGCGAACAAATACAGTGTAAACCCGAAATCGGCATCATCCTGGGCTCAGGACTGGGCGGATTAGCCAAGGAAATCGAAGTTGAAAAAGAAATCCCTTACGAGGCAATTCCCAACTTTCCGGTTTCCACCGTCGAGGGACACAATGGCCATCTAATTTCAGGAAAGCTTGGTGGCAAGCAGGTTTTGGCCATGCAAGGCAGGTTCCACTACTACGAAGGCTACAACATGAAAGAAGTAACCTTCCCGGTTCGTGTCATGAAAAAACTGGGGATCGAGTATCTATTCGTGTCCAACGCTACCGGCGGTCTGAATCCCGATTTCAAGATCGGTGATTTGATGATTATCAACGACCACATCAACATGTTTCCGGAGCACCCGTTGCACGGTAAAAATATTGAAGAACTGGGACCTCGTTTCCCCGATATGAGCCAGGCTTACTGCAAGGAACTGCGCCAAAAAGCCAAGTTCATCGCCCTTAAAAACAAGATTGAAATCAAGGAAGGCGTTTATGTTGGCGTACAAGGTCCGACCTTCGAAACCCCGGCCGAATATAAAATGTTCCGCATTCTGGGCGGCGACGTGGTGGGTATGTCAACCGTGCCTGAGGTGATCGTTGCACGCCACATGAACATGAAAGTTTTTGGGATTTCGATCGTGACCGACAGCGGCGTTCCTGGAGAAATCGTGGAAATCTCGCACGAGGAAGTTCAGGAAGTCGCGATGAAATCGGAACCATTCATGACCCAAATCCTGAAACAACTGATTGAAGAAATTTAA
- the lpxK gene encoding tetraacyldisaccharide 4'-kinase, whose protein sequence is MLKILLYPLSLIYGLIVYIRNMLYDSKVFKSTEFEIPVISIGNITVGGTGKTPHTEYLVKLLRKHEVEVATLSRGYKRKTKGFFLVQETSNVQNVGDEPLQIKQKYPEATVAVDENRVHGIETLLKDQTNSPDVILLDDAYQHRKVTPGINILLIDYNRPIEEDHLLPMGRLRERVHQRRRANIIIYTKCPDEVTPISRRIIMKNVNLRPYQSLYFTTMAYGKPQPVFPEKAKETPNFKEGNTNSILLAGIANPAPFRDYLKSKSNLLDEIVFSDHHNFTNRDFKEIEQLFGAHKTKNAFILTTEKDAVRLRFAEGLSDDVKASLFYIPVEIKFLDNEGKSFNKKIVGYVKDNRSNRKLHQRTNTV, encoded by the coding sequence ATGCTGAAAATTCTCCTATATCCACTCTCTTTAATTTACGGACTAATTGTTTACATCCGGAACATGCTCTATGACTCCAAAGTATTCAAATCCACCGAATTCGAAATTCCCGTCATTTCCATCGGGAACATTACGGTTGGAGGAACCGGGAAGACACCGCATACCGAATACCTGGTGAAACTCCTGCGAAAGCATGAAGTGGAGGTGGCAACATTGAGTCGCGGATACAAGCGGAAAACGAAAGGATTTTTCCTGGTTCAGGAAACGTCGAACGTTCAGAACGTAGGAGACGAACCTCTTCAAATTAAGCAGAAATACCCCGAAGCAACCGTTGCTGTTGATGAGAACAGAGTTCATGGAATTGAGACTTTGTTGAAAGATCAGACCAATTCGCCGGATGTGATTTTACTGGACGATGCTTACCAACACCGGAAAGTAACACCCGGAATCAACATCCTGCTCATCGATTATAACCGCCCGATTGAGGAAGATCACCTGCTGCCAATGGGCCGCCTGCGCGAACGTGTTCACCAACGCCGCCGCGCCAACATCATTATTTACACCAAGTGTCCCGACGAAGTAACGCCGATTTCCCGCCGGATCATCATGAAGAACGTGAACCTGCGTCCCTACCAGTCGCTCTATTTCACCACGATGGCCTATGGCAAACCGCAGCCCGTTTTCCCCGAAAAAGCAAAAGAAACTCCAAACTTTAAAGAGGGAAACACCAACAGTATTCTGCTGGCTGGCATTGCTAATCCCGCTCCGTTCCGCGATTATTTAAAATCAAAATCAAACCTGTTGGACGAAATCGTGTTTAGTGATCATCATAACTTCACAAATCGGGACTTTAAGGAAATCGAACAGCTGTTTGGAGCGCATAAAACAAAAAATGCCTTCATCCTAACGACGGAAAAAGATGCCGTCCGGCTACGATTTGCAGAAGGACTCAGCGATGACGTGAAAGCAAGTTTATTCTATATACCGGTTGAAATTAAGTTCCTGGATAACGAAGGAAAAAGTTTCAACAAAAAAATTGTAGGCTATGTTAAAGACAATCGAAGCAACCGCAAACTACATCAGCGAACAAATACAGTGTAA
- the sppA gene encoding signal peptide peptidase SppA — MKDFLKYMLATIVGLIIAGIVGFFLLIGVFSAIMSYTDKPVVVEDNSVLILDFKNEIVERAANTPFDDFSFNGFYSSGKTGLDNILESIEKAKTDDQIKGIYLCPSGIQAGVATVEEIRKALIDFKESGKFVYAYGDSFSQKAYYLVSVADQIALNPQGMLELKGLSSVRTFYKKALEKLGVEMQIIRHGKFKAAVEPFIREDMSPENKLQTQTYLNSVWSAMVEDIAASRKLSPEAINQLADSVTMFMPAEELVKAGLIDTLMYKDEMINTLKELTGIDMEDDVPAIGVDKYAKVPASSGKGLIRDKIAVIYAEGDIDGTDTDGIKSEALSRTIREARRDSSIKAIVLRVNSPGGSAYGSEVIWREVKLAKETKPVIVSMGDVAASGGYYISAAADTIMADRTTITGSIGIFGMIPNAGELLNDKLGITEDVVSTNANSDLLSVTRPLTGFERSKMQAYIERGYDTFIGRVADGRTMTKEQVDEIGQGRVWASSNAKEIGLVDLYGGVTDAVKLAAQMAKLEDYRITKLPKLKDPLEELLKDLTGEAQSFFMERELGDQYKLYEQLKNVVNSKGILARMPYDIKFE, encoded by the coding sequence ATGAAAGATTTTTTAAAGTACATGCTGGCAACAATTGTCGGTTTGATCATTGCCGGTATTGTCGGTTTTTTCCTGTTAATCGGCGTTTTCTCGGCAATCATGTCATATACCGACAAGCCGGTTGTCGTTGAAGATAATTCGGTTTTGATACTCGATTTTAAAAATGAAATCGTCGAGCGAGCCGCCAACACTCCCTTCGACGATTTTTCGTTTAATGGTTTTTACAGCAGCGGAAAAACAGGATTAGACAACATCCTGGAGAGCATCGAGAAAGCAAAAACCGACGACCAAATCAAAGGAATCTACCTGTGTCCAAGCGGCATTCAGGCAGGGGTTGCCACGGTCGAAGAAATCAGGAAAGCACTGATCGACTTTAAAGAGTCGGGCAAATTTGTGTATGCCTACGGCGATTCGTTTTCACAAAAAGCCTATTACCTGGTGTCGGTTGCCGACCAAATTGCGCTAAATCCGCAAGGAATGCTCGAATTGAAAGGTTTAAGCAGCGTGCGCACCTTCTACAAAAAAGCCCTGGAAAAATTGGGGGTCGAAATGCAAATCATCCGTCACGGAAAATTCAAAGCAGCTGTTGAGCCCTTCATCCGGGAAGATATGAGCCCGGAGAATAAGCTTCAAACGCAAACATACCTCAACAGCGTATGGTCGGCCATGGTCGAAGATATCGCTGCCTCACGCAAACTAAGTCCGGAGGCAATCAATCAACTGGCCGACTCGGTGACCATGTTTATGCCTGCCGAAGAACTGGTGAAAGCCGGCTTGATCGACACCTTGATGTACAAAGACGAAATGATCAACACCCTGAAAGAACTAACCGGAATTGACATGGAAGACGATGTTCCGGCGATTGGTGTAGACAAATATGCCAAAGTTCCGGCAAGCTCAGGCAAAGGTTTGATCCGCGATAAGATCGCTGTTATTTATGCCGAAGGCGACATTGACGGAACCGACACTGACGGCATCAAATCCGAAGCACTTTCCAGAACTATCCGCGAAGCACGTCGCGATTCCTCCATCAAAGCAATTGTATTGCGTGTGAATTCTCCGGGAGGAAGCGCCTACGGATCGGAAGTTATCTGGCGCGAAGTGAAACTTGCCAAAGAAACCAAACCGGTTATCGTGTCCATGGGCGACGTCGCAGCGTCCGGTGGTTACTATATTTCTGCCGCTGCCGACACCATCATGGCCGATCGCACAACAATTACCGGCTCCATCGGTATTTTCGGGATGATTCCGAACGCCGGAGAACTGCTGAATGATAAGCTTGGTATTACCGAAGATGTGGTTTCTACAAATGCCAATTCAGATCTTCTTTCGGTTACCCGGCCGCTGACTGGCTTCGAACGTTCGAAAATGCAAGCTTACATCGAGCGTGGTTACGATACATTCATTGGTCGTGTTGCCGATGGCCGCACCATGACCAAAGAACAAGTAGACGAAATCGGGCAGGGTCGCGTTTGGGCATCATCAAATGCGAAGGAAATCGGTCTGGTCGATTTGTACGGTGGTGTAACTGATGCGGTGAAACTGGCTGCTCAAATGGCCAAACTGGAAGATTACCGAATCACCAAACTTCCCAAGTTGAAAGATCCACTGGAAGAATTGCTGAAGGATTTAACAGGTGAGGCTCAAAGCTTCTTCATGGAACGCGAATTGGGCGACCAGTACAAATTGTATGAACAGCTCAAGAATGTGGTGAACTCAAAAGGTATCCTGGCTCGAATGCCTTACGATATTAAATTTGAGTAA
- the folK gene encoding 2-amino-4-hydroxy-6-hydroxymethyldihydropteridine diphosphokinase has protein sequence MAKLFLLLGGNLGNKEEIFGTARRRLGEELGAIVQTSSVYETEPWGFESEDMFWNQVLVIETGLTPEEVLVHTKAIELELGRIRKAARYSSRLIDIDLLFYDDLVLHEPNLELPHPRMIDRRFVLEPLAEVASEFIHPVFKQNIISLLEECSDELQVKRLID, from the coding sequence ATGGCGAAGCTTTTTTTACTGTTGGGAGGCAACCTGGGGAACAAAGAAGAGATTTTTGGAACCGCGCGGAGAAGATTAGGTGAAGAGTTAGGAGCCATCGTTCAAACCTCATCGGTTTATGAGACCGAGCCTTGGGGATTCGAGTCTGAAGACATGTTTTGGAACCAGGTGCTTGTGATCGAAACAGGTTTGACGCCCGAGGAAGTGCTGGTTCATACCAAGGCAATTGAACTGGAACTGGGCCGAATTCGGAAAGCAGCCCGCTACAGCTCCCGACTGATTGACATCGATTTGCTTTTCTATGACGACCTGGTGCTGCACGAGCCCAATCTGGAGCTGCCTCACCCCCGGATGATCGACCGCCGTTTTGTGCTGGAGCCGCTGGCCGAAGTTGCCTCTGAATTCATTCACCCGGTATTCAAACAGAATATTATCAGCCTGCTGGAGGAATGCAGCGACGAATTGCAGGTTAAACGTTTGATTGATTAG
- a CDS encoding LL-diaminopimelate aminotransferase: MALINENYLKLKAGYLFPEIGRRVKEFADANPDKKVIRMGIGDVTQPLTPTVLKAFHDGVEEMGAAATFRGYGPEQGYDFLREAIAKNAYQANGIDIKADDIIVSDGSKCDTGNIQEIFGSDNKIAICDPVYPVYADTTVMSGKTGECATNGYYSGIIYMPCTDANGFIPDLPSERPDLIFLCYPNNPTGTVASKEELAKWVKYAKENNSIILFDAAYEAFITEAGIPRSIYEIEGAKEVAIEFRSFSKTAGFTGTRCAFVVIPEELKAFDKAGNAHSVKKLWLRRHTTKFNGVSYPVQKAAAAVYSAEGQKEVNEVVAYYMENARIMRESLSAAGYPVFGGVNAPYIWVKTKGGMKSWDFFDKVLNEANVVGTPGSGFGPAGEGYFRFSAFADRASVIEAMERVKNLS, from the coding sequence ATGGCATTAATTAACGAAAACTATTTGAAGCTGAAAGCCGGCTACCTGTTCCCGGAAATCGGCCGTCGCGTGAAAGAGTTTGCTGACGCAAACCCGGACAAAAAAGTGATCCGCATGGGGATTGGTGACGTAACACAACCATTAACACCAACTGTATTGAAAGCATTTCACGATGGTGTGGAAGAGATGGGTGCAGCGGCAACTTTCCGTGGTTACGGACCGGAGCAAGGGTACGACTTTCTGCGCGAAGCGATTGCCAAAAACGCTTACCAGGCAAATGGTATCGATATTAAAGCAGACGATATCATCGTTTCGGATGGTTCGAAATGTGACACTGGTAACATCCAGGAAATTTTTGGAAGCGACAATAAAATTGCGATTTGCGACCCGGTTTACCCGGTTTACGCCGATACAACGGTGATGAGCGGAAAAACAGGGGAGTGCGCAACAAACGGTTACTACTCAGGTATCATTTACATGCCTTGTACCGATGCCAACGGTTTCATCCCGGATCTTCCGTCTGAACGTCCCGACCTGATTTTCCTTTGCTATCCGAACAACCCAACCGGAACAGTTGCTTCGAAAGAAGAATTGGCCAAATGGGTGAAATATGCTAAAGAAAACAACAGCATCATCCTGTTCGATGCGGCTTACGAAGCTTTCATTACCGAGGCTGGTATCCCTCGTTCGATCTACGAAATTGAAGGAGCCAAAGAAGTAGCGATCGAATTCCGCAGTTTCTCTAAAACGGCCGGTTTCACCGGAACACGTTGCGCATTCGTTGTTATTCCTGAAGAGCTGAAAGCTTTCGATAAAGCTGGTAACGCACACTCGGTGAAAAAACTGTGGTTGCGTCGTCACACCACGAAATTCAATGGTGTTTCGTACCCGGTTCAAAAAGCGGCTGCTGCTGTTTACTCCGCTGAAGGTCAAAAAGAAGTAAACGAAGTTGTTGCTTACTACATGGAGAACGCCCGCATCATGCGCGAAAGCCTGAGCGCTGCCGGTTATCCCGTGTTTGGTGGCGTTAACGCACCGTACATTTGGGTGAAAACCAAAGGCGGAATGAAGTCGTGGGATTTCTTCGATAAAGTATTGAACGAAGCAAACGTAGTTGGAACTCCGGGGTCAGGTTTCGGACCTGCCGGCGAAGGCTACTTCCGTTTCTCAGCCTTTGCAGATCGCGCCAGTGTGATCGAAGCAATGGAACGCGTAAAAAATCTGAGCTAA